One genomic window of Evansella cellulosilytica DSM 2522 includes the following:
- a CDS encoding DoxX family protein has product MFMNFIRNNKIAAGILTVLRIYLGWSWLTAGWGKVTGGFDASGYLHGVVANETVAATYPTYHAFIENFALPYAGTFSFMVAWGELLVGLGLIIGVLTTAAAFFGIMMNFAFMFAGTISTNPWMTLITIFILAAGYNAGKFGGDRWVIPYLRAKLFRSKGNAEATTV; this is encoded by the coding sequence ATGTTTATGAACTTTATAAGAAACAACAAAATCGCAGCAGGTATTTTAACAGTATTACGAATTTACTTAGGATGGTCTTGGTTAACAGCAGGATGGGGAAAAGTGACAGGTGGATTTGATGCAAGTGGTTATTTACACGGCGTAGTAGCAAACGAAACAGTAGCGGCAACGTATCCAACATACCACGCATTTATAGAGAACTTTGCCTTACCGTATGCAGGTACATTTAGCTTTATGGTCGCTTGGGGAGAGCTACTTGTAGGATTAGGACTAATCATCGGTGTGTTAACGACGGCAGCTGCTTTCTTTGGTATCATGATGAATTTTGCGTTTATGTTTGCAGGGACAATTTCAACAAATCCTTGGATGACATTGATCACAATCTTTATTTTAGCTGCTGGTTACAACGCAGGTAAATTCGGAGGAGACCGTTGGGTCATACCATATCTT
- a CDS encoding NAD-dependent epimerase/dehydratase family protein: protein MKNILVTGGLSFIGSYFIKMIAEKHPHTFITNADRKKSDYNGTEKKLNSLKKYRFIETDLDDKYSVNNLFDINYDAIIYFEDLKDDCTLVPSISKQESDLSVVHLLEQLRKGKAKRMVYVSSSEVIGSHRKPFVSYMGKENTTDLYIRSFFRTYGAPIISVKSCCSFGEDQRHSEFIPNVITKAVNNLTIPIYGNEGLIREWVYVKDQCEAIYLALMKGRIGKTYYIHTSEPKKDIEVVKNILARMKRQESLMKCSFPVFTQKRIHKEEDLISVRELGWKMTHTFGAALEKTVQWYLNELIKETKRK, encoded by the coding sequence ATGAAAAATATCCTTGTAACTGGAGGATTGAGTTTTATTGGTTCCTACTTTATAAAGATGATTGCAGAAAAGCATCCACATACATTTATAACTAATGCTGACCGTAAAAAATCAGATTATAATGGAACCGAAAAGAAACTAAATAGTTTAAAAAAATATCGTTTTATTGAGACAGATCTAGATGATAAATATTCGGTAAATAATCTATTTGATATCAATTATGACGCAATCATTTATTTTGAGGATTTAAAGGACGATTGCACGTTGGTCCCTTCTATTTCAAAACAAGAAAGTGATTTAAGTGTAGTTCACTTATTGGAGCAATTAAGAAAAGGGAAAGCAAAACGAATGGTATATGTTTCTTCTAGTGAAGTCATTGGTTCTCATAGGAAACCTTTTGTTTCATATATGGGAAAAGAAAACACAACAGACTTATATATACGCTCGTTTTTTCGAACATATGGCGCTCCAATTATATCCGTAAAAAGCTGCTGTAGTTTTGGGGAGGATCAAAGGCATAGTGAATTTATTCCTAATGTCATTACAAAAGCAGTTAATAACTTAACTATTCCTATATACGGCAATGAAGGCTTAATAAGAGAGTGGGTGTACGTTAAGGATCAATGTGAAGCAATATATTTAGCTTTAATGAAAGGACGAATAGGGAAAACATACTATATTCACACGAGTGAACCAAAAAAAGATATAGAAGTAGTAAAAAATATCCTTGCGCGAATGAAAAGACAGGAATCACTCATGAAGTGTAGTTTTCCTGTATTTACTCAAAAAAGAATTCATAAGGAAGAAGACCTCATCTCAGTACGTGAACTCGGTTGGAAGATGACCCATACATTTGGTGCTGCATTAGAAAAAACTGTCCAGTGGTATTTAAATGAATTAATAAAAGAGACAAAACGCAAATGA
- a CDS encoding DUF1360 domain-containing protein has product MTLHGFQFMLFALAVFRLTHLLLYDSITLFIRKIFLTYEEETDESGEVETVIVIEDVGWKKWLGELFTCHWCMSIWSSILLLCSYFILPTIVSVIIIILAASAVASIIESAIIKWL; this is encoded by the coding sequence ATGACATTACATGGATTTCAATTTATGTTATTTGCACTAGCAGTTTTCAGATTAACTCATTTATTACTATATGATTCTATAACATTGTTTATAAGAAAGATATTCTTAACTTACGAAGAAGAAACCGATGAATCTGGAGAAGTGGAAACTGTCATTGTGATTGAGGATGTTGGTTGGAAAAAATGGCTTGGTGAGCTTTTTACTTGTCATTGGTGTATGAGTATTTGGTCGAGTATTTTATTATTATGCAGTTACTTCATACTACCTACAATTGTTTCAGTTATTATCATCATATTAGCAGCCTCGGCAGTTGCTTCGATTATTGAATCGGCCATTATAAAATGGCTATGA